In the Nerophis ophidion isolate RoL-2023_Sa linkage group LG01, RoL_Noph_v1.0, whole genome shotgun sequence genome, one interval contains:
- the fam161a gene encoding protein FAM161A has translation MADAHRNNVLVTSCLRRPVDPHTKAPLASYERDQAAGHVGSRDGEEELEPEDPGPALFEGDYPRWKEERMDLREIFFSNEEYYSKLEELKKAHLRTMAELENMYHHKLQLHADDPPQSTPASRRLRKSHSAADLRRSSWPSDSSDSDEDGGSGPGKGRLFSPKDYIKNMWKDFQLSPRIRHLSSSLPGDHRDLRPQREKRRVRRPTVPTVPKPFRMTLREAERRRRGVKTRSEIELENAELRRQLEELTECQNKFRASPVPAHVHLPLYEELKEREEERRRSTREREQRHLRTLSKPFSFLERERLKKEQRRPPPPAQQDRLKPFKAKPVPRSVYAAASGEWQQEERPPKQMRSQDGGPAAFSHKPHINKEVPDFEASYQRFQKNMERRREVKTTTTCEPFTLRTSQISSHRQRLTTGGEQERSLRWPYLDSPRNSSLCSSLSGSMELLPARITDATKKRHQAVRQVLERRRRAEQEEERRQETQKERQKKLQKLVQTRAHAHDPHLALSQTHASKLTEFRKQDRQRRKEYRQEIKEIKERVKGRPLLLEQVAQKNAKQAAEKHFADTLLGCHLSEDFLSRKAASWRRRRADEDDTREQTESDGVPAETVVLDHEDQGAGAEEEEEGGGASRHDSEDEDEQGSHGSCRYSDDYCEDGEEDPNMTGQHNA, from the exons atgGCCGACGCGCACAGGAACAACGTGCTGGTCACGTCGTGTCTCAGGAGGCCCGTGGACCCTCACACCAAGGCGCCCTTAGCGTCCTATGAGCGGGACCAGGCCGCGGGTCACGTGGGCAGCCGCGACGGCGAGGAGGAG TTGGAGCCCGAGGACCCGGGCCCCGCCTTGTTTGAGGGAGACTACCCCCGGTGGAAGGAGGAGCGCATGGACCTGCGTGAGATCTTCTTCTCCAACGAGGAGTACTACAGCAAGCTGGAGGAGCTGAAGAAGGCTCACCTGCGCACCATGGCGGAGCTGGAGAACATGTACCACCACAAGCTGCAGCTGCACGCTGACGACCCCCCTCAAAG CACGCCAGCGTCACGCCGCCTGAGGAAGTCGCACTCGGCCGCGGACCTGCGGAGAAGTTCGTGGCCGTCGGACTCCTCGGACTCCGACGAGGACGGCGGGTCGGGCCCGGGCAAAGGCCGTCTGTTCTCGCCCAAAGACTACATTAAGAACATGTGGAAGGACTTCCAGCTCTCGCCTCGCATCCGCCACCTGTCGTCCTCGTTGCCGGGCGACCACAGGGACCTGCGGCCGCAGAGAGAGAAGAGGCGGGTCCGGCGGCCCACCGTGCCCACCGTGCCCAAGCCCTTCCGCATGACTCTGCGCGAGGCCGAGCGCCGCAGGCGTGGCGTGAAGACGCGTTCCGAGATAGAACTGGAGAACGCGGAGCTGCGGCGACAGCTGGAGGAGCTGACCGAGTGCCAGAACAAGTTCCGGGCCAGCCCGGTGCCGGCCCACGTCCACCTGCCGCTTTACGAGGAGCTGAAGGAGCGCGAGGAGGAGCGGCGGAGGAGCACGCGGGAGCGAGAGCAGCGCCACCTGCGCACGCTCTCCAAGCCCTTCAGCTTCCTGGAGCGGGAACGGCTGAAGAAGGAGCAGCGCCGGCCGCCCCCGCCCGCCCAGCAGGACCGCCTCAAGCCCTTCAAGGCCAAGCCGGTGCCGCGCTCGGTGTACGCCGCCGCGTCCGGCGAGTGGCAGCAGGAGGAGCGGCCGCCCAAGCAGATGAGGAGCCAAGATGGCGGCCCGGCGGCCTTCTCCCACAAGCCCCACATCAACAAGGAGGTCCCGGACTTTGAGGCCAGTTACCAGCGCTTCCAGAAGAACATGGAGAGGAGGAGAGAAGTCAAGACCACCACCACCTGCGAGCCCTTCACCCTGAGAACCTCGCAGATCTCCTCTCACCGCCAGCGCCTCACTACGGGCGGCGAGCAGGAGCGCTCGCTGCGATGGCCGTACTTGGACTCCCCCAGGAACTCCAGCCTGTGTTCTTCTCTCTCGGGGAGCATGGAGCTGCTTCCTGCCAGGATCACCGACGCCACCAAGAAACGCCACCAGGCCGTGAG ACAGGTGCTGGAGCGCAGGAGGAGGGCGGAGCAGGAGGAGGAGCGCCGCCAGGAGACACAGAAGGAGCGCCAGAAGAAGCTCCAGAAGCTGGTGCAGACGCGCGCCCACGCCCACGACCCCCACCTGGCACTCTCGCAGACCCACGCCAGCAAACTGACAGAGTTCAG GAAGCAAGACCGCCAGCGCAGGAAGGAGTACCGGCAGGAGATCAAGGAGATCAAGGAGCGGGTCAAAGGGAGGCCCCTCCTCCTGGAGCAGGTGGCTCAG AAGAACGCCAAGCAGGCGGCAGAGAAGCACTTCGCCGACACGCTGCTGGGATGCCACCTGAGCGAGGACTTCCTCAGCAGGAAGGCGGCGTCATGGCGTCGCCGCCGGGCCGACGAAGATGACACTCG CGAGCAGACGGAGTCGGACGGCGTCCCTGCCGAGACGGTGGTGCTGGACCATGAAGACCAGGGGGCGGgagcggaggaggaggaggaagggggAGGAGCTTCACGTCACGACAGCGAGGACGAGGACGAACAAGGTTCCCATGGAAGTTGTCGCTACTCTGATGACTACTGTGAGGACGGGGAGGAAGATCCCAACATGACAGGACAACATAATGCATGA